Proteins encoded together in one Telopea speciosissima isolate NSW1024214 ecotype Mountain lineage chromosome 4, Tspe_v1, whole genome shotgun sequence window:
- the LOC122657469 gene encoding KHG/KDPG aldolase-like isoform X2 — translation MAKASFYSSSLSSPFVSSIGRPNLLPAHISVPRCCSQQPSSSPLATTLAEIHNSGVIACLRAKSAELAMEAALAALRGGISVLEIVMSTPGVFEVLQELVRGHPTSIIGVGTVLNTIDAKNAIKAGARFLMSPAMVKDILDDVRGEEVLYIPGVMTPTEVLNAHSAGAITVKVYPVSSLGGAQYISALKKPFPHIPMVASQGITVESLGTYIARGASAVVLSDAIFGKEAMDQQNFDAIRQLAQLAVSRGDEAVQRRKLRLFN, via the exons ATGGCTAAGGCGAGCTTCTACTCCTCTTCACTGTCTTCACCTTTTGTGAGTTCGATTGGGCGCCCCAATCTGCTCCCGGCGCACATCAGCGTCCCCCGTTGCTGTTCTCAGCAACCCTCTTCGTCTCCTCTCGCCACAACCCTTGCAGAAATCCATAATTCTGGAGTCATCGCTTGTCTTCGCGCCAAAAG TGCAGAGCTGGCAATGGAAGCTGCGCTTGCTGCACTTAGAGGTGGCATCTCGGTT TTGGAGATTGTCATGTCCACCCCTGGTGTGTTTGAG GTTTTACAAGAATTGGTGAGGGGCCATCCTACATCTATTATTGGA GTTGGGACTGTTTTAAATACAATTGATGCCAAAAATGCCATAAAAGCTGGGGCTAGGTTCCTTATGAGCCCTGCAATGGTCAAG GACATTCTGGATGATGTCCGAGGTGAGGAGGTCCTTTATATCCCTGGAGTAATGACACCAACGGAG GTATTGAATGCACACAGTGCCGGTGCAATAACCGTCAAG gttTACCCTGTTTCATCATTAGGTGGTGCTCAATATATATCGGCATTGAAGAAACCATTCCCTCATATCCCAATGGTTGCATCTCAGGGCATTACAGTAG AATCCTTAGGGACATATATTGCGAGAGGAGCTTCAGCAGTCGTCTTGTCTGATGCTATTTTTGGGAAAGAGGCAATGGATCAACAGAATTTTGATGCTATCCGTCAACTTGCTCAGCTTGCAGTTTCACGGGGTGATGAAGCCGTACAAAG GAGGAAATTGAGATTGTTCAATTGA
- the LOC122657469 gene encoding KHG/KDPG aldolase-like isoform X1 — translation MAKASFYSSSLSSPFVSSIGRPNLLPAHISVPRCCSQQPSSSPLATTLAEIHNSGVIACLRAKSAELAMEAALAALRGGISVLEIVMSTPGVFEVLQELVRGHPTSIIGVGTVLNTIDAKNAIKAGARFLMSPAMVKDILDDVRGEEVLYIPGVMTPTEVLNAHSAGAITVKVYPVSSLGGAQYISALKKPFPHIPMVASQGITVESLGTYIARGASAVVLSDAIFGKEAMDQQNFDAIRQLAQLAVSRGDEAVQRPTLRRFSVESRAEKACRF, via the exons ATGGCTAAGGCGAGCTTCTACTCCTCTTCACTGTCTTCACCTTTTGTGAGTTCGATTGGGCGCCCCAATCTGCTCCCGGCGCACATCAGCGTCCCCCGTTGCTGTTCTCAGCAACCCTCTTCGTCTCCTCTCGCCACAACCCTTGCAGAAATCCATAATTCTGGAGTCATCGCTTGTCTTCGCGCCAAAAG TGCAGAGCTGGCAATGGAAGCTGCGCTTGCTGCACTTAGAGGTGGCATCTCGGTT TTGGAGATTGTCATGTCCACCCCTGGTGTGTTTGAG GTTTTACAAGAATTGGTGAGGGGCCATCCTACATCTATTATTGGA GTTGGGACTGTTTTAAATACAATTGATGCCAAAAATGCCATAAAAGCTGGGGCTAGGTTCCTTATGAGCCCTGCAATGGTCAAG GACATTCTGGATGATGTCCGAGGTGAGGAGGTCCTTTATATCCCTGGAGTAATGACACCAACGGAG GTATTGAATGCACACAGTGCCGGTGCAATAACCGTCAAG gttTACCCTGTTTCATCATTAGGTGGTGCTCAATATATATCGGCATTGAAGAAACCATTCCCTCATATCCCAATGGTTGCATCTCAGGGCATTACAGTAG AATCCTTAGGGACATATATTGCGAGAGGAGCTTCAGCAGTCGTCTTGTCTGATGCTATTTTTGGGAAAGAGGCAATGGATCAACAGAATTTTGATGCTATCCGTCAACTTGCTCAGCTTGCAGTTTCACGGGGTGATGAAGCCGTACAAAG ACCCACATTAAGGAGATTTTCAGTTGAATCTAGGGCTGAAAAGGCTTGCAGGTTCTGA